A portion of the Myripristis murdjan chromosome 13, fMyrMur1.1, whole genome shotgun sequence genome contains these proteins:
- the LOC115369752 gene encoding olfactory receptor 52E4-like: MDNLYNTSSILTLQGFNLSSQAIIPAFLFASLSYMIILFCNLVLILTIVLHKCLHQPMYLILLNLPINDLLGSTALFPQVIKEILFDTKTMNYSACVAQAFVIHIYGVGAVFILTAMAYDRYIAICCPLKYKTIMTNGHIMKIITIIWLINLTLMGVLFLLLLRLPRCRSLMTHSYCDNPSLLSLVCANTTINNIYGLSTVAITQVIVNATILYTYLQILIACFKSKRSDTRAKAMQTCATHLIVFLLLECLGLFTIISYRLRNLSPHLRRFIGVSTLIFPPTLNPIIYGLRTQEIREKIVKIFSRMISPL, translated from the coding sequence ATGGACAACCTCTACAACACGTCGTCCATCTTGACGCTGCAAGGTTTTAATCTCTCCTCTCAAGCTATCATTCCTGCATTTCTTTTTGCAAGTCTAAGCTACATGATCATACTTTTCTGCAACCTTGTGCTTATCCTCACCATTGTCCTGCACAAATGTCTCCACCAGCCCATGTATTTGATTCTGCTCAATCTTCCCATCAACGATCTCTTGGGCTCTACGGCACTCTTCCCACAGGTCATTAAGGAAATACTGTTCGACACCAAGACCATGAATTACTCAGCTTGTGTCGCCCAGGCTTTTGTTATTCACATCTATGGAGTGGGCGCTGTGTTTATTCTGACTGCTATGGCATATGATAGATACATTGCCATATGTTGCCCactgaaatacaaaactatTATGACTAATGGTCACATTatgaaaataattacaataatttggctgattaatttaactttaatgggtgtgctgtttctgctgctgttgcgtTTACCTCGCTGTAGATCTCTAATGACACACAGCTACTGCGACAACCCCTCACTGCTCAGTCTGGTCTGTGCAAACACAACCATCAATAACATTTATGGCCTCAGTACAGTCGCCATTACACAGGTGATAGTTAATGCAACTATTCTGTACACGTACCTTCAAATCCTTATTGCATGCTTCAAAAGCAAACGATCCGACACAAGAGCTAAAGCCATGCAGACGTGTGCAACTCATTTGATAGTTTTCCTCCTGTTGGAGTGCCTTGGGCTTTTCACCATCATATCATACAGGCTGAGGAACCTCTCGCCACATTTAAGGAGATTCATAGGTGTTTCAACGTTAATTTTCCCCCCTACATTGAATCCAATCATCTATGGACTGAGAACACAAGAAATTCGGGAGAAAATAGTAAAAATTTTCAGCAGAATGATCTCTCCACTATAG
- the LOC115369753 gene encoding olfactory receptor 11A1-like, with protein MPLLNMSTTVTEFVIGGFDTTQRPVLVGVVMLVVYVLVMVGNVANILFIVCDRQLHKPMFLLICNLAVVDMLYSSSSTPTMIGVLVSEVKTISYVPCLVQMFVFHLAGVMEMFALAVMALDRLIAICYPFRYHSLLTNARTCVLAYVLWIVAAAFVAIMPAIVVPLPYCHSRLKYIFCDFAAVVRATCGNPGYIFRLITIITFFLLFFTFGLICLSYLMIIIAVRSFSKNDKKKTFSTCLSHLIVVTCYYGPVFIRVVLTRAGVVLTLEERHGLMVGAILGPSLVNPFVYCLRTKEIKNKIFKKLQKQEC; from the coding sequence aTGCCCTTACTGAATATGTCAACCACAGTGACAGAATTTGTCATAGGTGGTTTTGACACAACTCAAAGACCCGTGTTAGTCGGGGTGGTGATGCTAGTCGTCTACGTTCTCGTCATGGTGGGCAATGTAGCGAATATACTTTTCATTGTTTGTGACAGGCAGTTACACAAACCAATGTTTCTTCTGATTTGCAATCTGGCTGTTGTTGACATGCTGTACAGCTCCAGTTCCACCCCGACGATGATCGGGGTTCTGGTTTCTGAGGTGAAGACCATATCTTATGTGCCATGCCTGgttcaaatgtttgttttccacttgGCAGGGGTGATGGAGATGTTTGCTTTAGCTGTTATGGCACTTGATAGACTAATTGCCATATGTTATCCCTTCAGATATCATAGTTTATTAACAAATGCGCGCACTTGTGTCCTGGCGTATGTCCTGTGGATTGTCGCTGCTGCGTTTGTGGCAATTATGCCAGCCATTGTGGTTCCTCTGCCTTACTGCCACTCAAGGCTCAAGTACATTTTCTGTGACTTTGCTGCTGTAGTGCGCGCTACGTGTGGCAACCCTGGTTACATTTTCAGACTGATAACCATAATAACtttctttctgttatttttcaccTTTGGTTTAATTTGCCTGTCTTACCTAATGATCATAATTGCAGTGAGATCATtctccaaaaatgacaaaaagaaaaccttcaGCACTTGCTTGAGTCACTTGATTGTGGTTACTTGTTATTATGGCCCAGTATTTATTCGCGTAGTCTTAACCAGGGCAGGTGTGGTGTTGACTCTTGAGGAGCGTCATGGTTTGATGGTCGGGGCCATCCTTGGTCCGTCTCTTGTAAATCCTTTTGTGTACTGTCTTAGaactaaagaaataaaaaacaagatttttaagaaACTCCAAAAACAGGAGTGCTGA